A segment of the Chloroflexota bacterium genome:
GAGATGTCGTTGGCCAGCAGATCGAGCTTGAACGGCCCGATGACCGGAATGCCACCGCCGACGCTCGCCTCGTAGGCCACGTCGAGCCCCTTCGCCGCCGCTGCCGCCACGATGGCCGGCCCGTGCTTCGCCATCACTTCCTTGTTGGCGGTGACGACGTGCTTGCCGTTGGCGATGGCCCGCAGGATGTACTCGTGGGCAGGCTGCTCGCCGCCCATCATCTCGGCGACGATGTGGATGTCCGGGTCGTTCAGCACATCGTCCGGGTTGGTGGTGATGTTCAGCCACCCGGCGTCCTGATGCCGGCTCCGGTCGCGGACGAGCACGCCGCTCAGGGCCACCTGCCGCCCGACCCGCCGTGCGATGGTGTCGGCCTTGTCCCGCAGCGTCCGCGCGACACCGCCACCGACGACGCCATGTCCCAGCAGTCCAACGTTGATTGTCTCACTCATGCTATTGAGGCCCTCACCCCCCAGCCCCCTCTCCCTGTGCGCGGGAGAGGGGGAGCGGGTACCTGAATCGCACAGCCAAAGCCGGCGGGATTTCCCAGAGCGTGTTCCGCCCTCGTGTTCGTGTGCATGGGTCTTGCATCGCCCAGAGCGCCACTTTCGAACTGTCGATCGCCCACTCCCCCTCTCCCGCGCACCGGGCGACGATGTCGGCGCAGCCGATATGTGCGCCGCGCAGCGGGCTGGGGGGTGAGGGCTTCCCCCTGAAACTCGTGAGGGCGGGACCGGAGTCCCGCCCTTCGTCTGTGCCGCTTACGCTCGCTCGAACTTGCCCTCTTCGGCGCGTGCTCCCACCCGTGCCTGCTCCAGAGCCGGGTCGGGGTACGGACGCGCGCCTGGCACCACCTGCCAGAACTGGGTCCGGTACGACTCCCAGGCGTCGAGGATCAGGCGCGCGCGCGGGCTGCCCGTCTTGGCGAAGTGCTCGTCGATCAGGGCGTAGAGCTGCTCCAGGTGGTCCAGCTCCATGACCCGCTCGAGGTGCACCATCTCGGGGTTGTACCGCTCCGGCAGCGTATTGTCCGGGTCGAAGACGTAGGCCACGCCGTTCGACATGCCGGCCGCGAAGTTGCGGCCGGTCTCGCCCAGCACCACGACGGTGCCGCCCGTCATGTACTCGCAGCAGTGGTCGCCGGTGCCTTCGACGACCGCCGTCGCGCCGCTGTTCCGCACCGCGAACCGCTCGCCGGCCCGCCCGCTGGCGAACAGCCTGCCGCTGGTCGCGCCGTAGAGCGTCGTGTTGCCGAGGATCACGTTCTCGTGCGGCTCGAAGCTGGCCTCGGCGGACGGCATGATGGCGATCTCGCCGCCGCAGAGGCCCTTCGCCACGTAGTCGTTCGCCTCGCCTTCCAGCACCATACGCATGCCGTTGGTGGCCCAGGCGCCGAAGCTCTGGCCGGCGCTGCCCTTGAAGCGCAGCTCGATGGTGCCATCTGGCAGCCCCGTGCTGCCGTACCGCCGCGCGATCTCGCCGGCCAGCCGTGCGCCAACCGTCCGGTGAGCGTTCTGGATGGTGTACGGCAGCGTCACCCGCTTGCCCGTCTCCAACGCATCCTGAGCGTCGCGGACGATCTCAGGATCGAGCGCCGTATCCGTGGGGCGGATGTTCCGATTCTGGACGTGCAGGCGTGGGCGGGAGCCAGTCGGATCGACCCGCGTCAGGATCGGGGTCAGGTCGAGCAGGCGGCCCCGGTCACCCTCGGGCAGCGTGCGCTCGGCCAGCAGCTCCGGCCGCCCGATGATCTCGTCCAGCTTGCGGAAGCCGAGCGAGGCCAGGATCTCGCGGACTTCCATCGCGACGTGCGTGAAGTAGTGGACAGCCATCTCGGCGGTGCCGTCGAACTTGGCCCGGTAGACCGGATCCTGCGTCGCGACGCCCGTCGGACAGGTGTTCAGGTGACAGGCGCGCGCCATGTCGCAGCCGATGGCCACGACGGCCGCCGTCCCGAACCCGTACTCCTCCGCGCCGAGCATGGCCGCAACGACCACATCCCGCCCGGTCTTGAGGCCGCCGTCCGTGCGGAGGGTGATCCGCCCGCGTAGCTCGTTGAGCACCAGCGTCTGCTGGGTTTCGGCGAGGCCAAGCTCCCACGGCGAGCCGGTGTTCTTGATCGACGAGAGCGGCGAAGCGCCGGTCCCGCCGTCATGACCGCTGATCAGGATGTAGTCGGCGTACGCCTTCGCGACGCCCGCCGCGATGGTGCCAACGCCTGCCGAGGCCACCAGCTTGACGCCGACGCGGGCGCGCGGGTTGGTCATCTTCAGGTCGTAGATCAGCTGGGCGAGGTCTTCAATACTGTAGATGTCGTGGTGGGGCGGCGGCGAGATCAGGGTAATACCAGGGATCGTGAACCGGAGCTTCGCGATCAGGTCGTTGTTCTTGGCCCCGGGCAGCTGGCCGCCCTCGCCGGGCTTGGCCCCCTGCGCCATCTTGATCTCGATCTCGTCGGCCATCATCAGGTACTCGGCGGTCACGCCGAAGCGCGCCGAGGCCACCTGCTTGATCTTGTTGTGCCCGAGATCGCCATGTGCATCCGGCACGTAGTTGACCGGATCCTCGCCGCCCTCGCCCGAGTTCGAGCGCGCGCCGATGCGGTTCATCGCCACAGCCAGCGTGCGGTGCGCCTCTGGCGAGAGCGCGCCAAGCGACATCGCCGTGCTGACGAAACGGCGGCGGATCGACTCGACAGACTCGACCTCGCGCAGCGGGATCGGCGTGCCGGGCTTGAACTCCAGCAGGTCACGCACCGTCATCGGGATGCGGGCATGCACCAGCTTGCTGAACTGCTGGTACGCCTCGTAGTCGTCGTTGCGCGCGGCACTATGGAGCGCCCGCACCACCAGCGGCTGGAAGGCGTGATACTCGCCCTCGCGGCGGAAGCGGATGAAGCCGTAGTCAGGCAGCCGGCCACGCTTCGCGGCCGGGCCTTCGGTGATCGGCTGGGGGTAGCCCGCACCATGCCGCCCGAGAAGGTCCGTGCCGATCTCCGCGAACCCGACGCCGCCGACATCCGAGACCGTCCCGACGAAGCAGTGGTTGACCACCTCCTTCGCCAGCCCGAGCGCCTCGAAGATCTGCGCGCCGCGATAGCTGGAGATCGTCGAGATCCCCATCTTGGACATGATCTTGAACAGGCCCAGCTCCGCCGCGTGGACAAACTGTGCCTGCTGCTTCGCGATGGTCGCCTTGCTGTTGGCCTTCCAGTCCGCCTCGCGCTCGGAGGTGTCCTCGCGCTTCTTCCGGGCGATGACCAGATCCTGCTGGAACTCGGCCTCCAGCTCGGCGGCGATGGTCTCCAGGGCCAGCCAGGGGTGGACCGCCGCCGCGCCATAGCCGATGAGGCAGGCGAAGTGGTGGACGTCCCAGGCGTCGCCGCTCTCCACGATCAGGTCGGCCCGCATGCGGGTGCCCGCCGCGATCAGGTGGTGGTGGACCGCGCCCGTCGCCATCAGCGAGGGGATCGGGGCGCGCTCCTTCGAGACCGCCCGATCCGAGATGATCAGGACCGTGGCGCCCTGGGCCAGGGCGTCGCCAGCGGCAGCGCACAGCCGGTCGACGCCTTTGCGGAGGCCGTCCGGGCCGTCCGCCACGGCGAACGTCGCGTCCAGCGTCTTCGCGACCAGCGAGTCCCGCTTCAGGGTCCGGAGCAGCGCCATCTGCTCCTGCAGCAGCACCGGGCTGACCAGCTCCAGCAGTTTGGCGTGGTCCGGCGTCTCCTCCAGCATCGAGCGGCGCGGGCCGACCAGCGTCCGCAACGACATCACCAGCTCCTCGCGGAGCGGGTCGATGGGCGGGTTGGTCACCTGGGCAAATCGCTGCTTGAAGAAGGCGTAGAGCAGCCGGGGCACCCGCGAGAGGACCGCCATCGGGGTGTCGTCACCCATCGAGAAGATGGGATCTTTCCCATCGGCACCCATCGGGCGGATGATGAACTTCACTTCCTCGGCGGTGTAGCCGAACGCCTGCTGGATCGGCATCAGGTCGGCGGCAGAGGTCGCCGCGCCATCGCCGCCGTGCGCCACAATCTCGCCCGCGCCGTTGGCGTGGCCGTTCAGGTGGGCGTGGCCGTTGGCGCCGTTGGCGTGGCCGTTGGCGTGGCCGTTCAGGCCGTTCCTCTCGCCGATGGGGAGCGTGGCCAGGTCCGCGAGGCTGACCATCGAGCGGGAGACCCACTCGCCGTACGGTCGGCGCTCCGAGATCTCGCGCTTCAGCTCGTCGTTGTGCAGAATGCGGTGACGGACGGTGTCCACGGCCAGCATCTGGCCCGGGCCGAGCCGGCCCTTCTCGACGATATTGGCGTCATCCATGTCCACGACGCCGACCTCGGAGGCGGCCACCACCAGGCCGTCGCGGTCGATCTTGTAGCGTGAGGGGCGCAGGCCGTTGCGGTCCAGCACCGCGCCCACGGTGAAGCCGTCCGTGAACGAGAGGCCAGCCGGCCCGTCCCACGGCTCGATGACAGCATCGTGGAACCGGTAGAAGTCGCGCAGGCGCGGCTCCATCTCCGACATGTTCTCCCAGGCCGGCGGCACCATCATCATCATCGAGTGGAGCACGTCACGCCCGCTCTGCTCGATCAGCTCCAGGACGTTGTCCAGGCTGGCCGAGTCCGAGCCGTTCGGGGAGACAATCGGGCTGAGGGCCGAGAGATCCTGGCCCCAGACCGGCGAGTTGCAGCTGACCTCGCGGGAGCGCATCCAGTTGCGGTTGCCCTGGACCGTGTTGATCTCGCCGTTGTGCGCGAGGAACCGGAACGGCTGGGCCAGGAACCAGTTCGGCAGGGTGTTCGTGGAGTAGCGCTGGTGGAAGATCGCCAGGGCCGTCTCGTAGGACGGATCGCGCAGGTCGGTGTAGAAGGCCGGGAGCTGCGCAGACAGCATCAGCCCCTTGTAGATGACGGTGCGGCTCGACATCGACGGCACGTAGAAGCCCTCGACGCCGTGCTCGGCGATGCGCCGTTCGGCCTCCTTGCGGGCGCGGTACAGCGCGCGCTCGAAGGTGGTGTCATCCACGAGGCCGCTCGGGCGGGCGATGATCACCTGCCGAATCTCCGGCCGCGTATCGAGCGCCTTCTCCCCCAGCGCGCCGATATCGACGGGCACCTCGCGCCACCCGACGACCGTCAAGCCCTGCGACCGCAGCGCGTGATCGACGACGGCCGTACAGAGATCCCGAGCGACAAGGTCGTCGCGCGGGAGGAAGACCATACCCAGCGCCAGGTCTTCGGGCCGGTTGACCATGAAGCCGCGCCGCTCGGCCTCTCGAACGAGGAGCTTGCGCGGAAGCTGCGTCAGGACGCCGCTCCCGTCACCGGTCTTGGCGTCGGCGTCGACGGCGCCACGATGGGTGACGTTGCCGACCGCCTGGAGCGCCTTCACCAGGATGTCGTGACCCTGCTCCCCTGAAACGCGCGCAACGAAGCCGACCCCACAGGCGTCGTGTTCAAACGCCGGTTTGTAGAGCGGCGCGTTGACCCCACCAGCATGCCGAGCGCTCATGCCCTGACCTCACGCCACGCAGACAGACAAAATGACCACCGACAACTGCGACGACGTATCCTCAAGGGAAACAAAAGGCCGGCCCTACTTGCAGTGCCGACCTACTCCCCTGTGGTACCTCGCGCGTTGCACCGTCTCCAGATCACCGCCCGTGTGGTGGAGCCGCGCAACGTCATAGTCAGCGTCGACTATGATTTTTGCGAGTGTACCCTACTTGGGCACGCTGCACAACCCCCCTCGTGCGAAGTTTCCAATGGGATACGGTCCACCCGTCGGTGCGGGAGCGGTCAGGTAACAGTGGTGCGACGACAGCCGAAGTCAGGCAGGCAGCTTTCGTTCGATACGCTGACGCCCCCGGGGGAGCAACAGCCGCCCCTGGTCATTGGCGGGCTGACCGTCGAGGTGCAGCGCAGCGACCGTCGGCGGCGGACGATCAGCGCCCGCGCCGACGGCGACCGCCTGATCCTCCAGGTGCCAGCCGGCCTCTCAGCCGACGAGGAGCGGGGCTGGGCCGAGAAGCTTGGCGCGCGGATCGTGGCGGCCCGCCGCAAGCGCGAGCTGAACTCCGACGAGGATCTGGCGGCGCGCGCGCAGCAGCTCAACGTCCAGTACTTCGAGGGCCGGCTCCGGTTCGTCAGCGTGCGCTACGTCGCGAACCAGCAGCATCGCTTCGGCAGCTGCACGCCGAGTCATGGGACGATCCGGATCTCGGACCGGCTGGCGAAGATGCCGGCCTGGGTCCGTGACGCCGTCCTCGTGCACGAGCTGTCGCACCTGGTCGAGTCGAACCACACGGCCCGCTTCTGGAAGCTGGCGAACCGCTATCCGCTGATGGAGCGCGCCCGCGGCTACCTGATGGCCGTCGGCCTGGACGACGAAGGCGATGGGCCGTAGCTCGAGGGTTTTGGGTCGTGGGTCGTGGGTCGAAGATCGAGGGGAGACGGTCAGCGGGTGAGGTCCTTCGCTGCGCTCAGGATGACAATGGCAACTTGCATGCTTTCACCCGCGACCCTCGATCTACGCCCCTCGATCTACGCCCCTCGACCCTCGACCCTAAAACTCGACATCGACTCGGAACGCCGCGACCTCGTTGGCCGGGTACGCGATGATCAGCGTAGCCTGCGAGTCGCCGATGTTGCGCGCGCCGTGGATCGTGTTGGCCGGGGCCCGCCAGCTGGTGCCAGCATCGACCTCGTCCGTCTCGGTGCCGACGAGGATCTTCAGCTTCCCCTCGACCAGCGTCATCGCCTCTTCGACGAGGTGCGTGTGCGGCGGGATGGTGCCGCCCGGCTCCAGGTAGACGACGCCAGCGGTGATCGCGCCGGAGCCGGTCGCCTTGTCGATGGTGATGCGGCGGGTGACGCCCGGGCCGCGCGTCTCGGCCGGAATGTCTGCGTGCCTGGAAACGCTGACCATGTGTGACCTCCCTCTCAGATCCGAGCAGCGCCCGGCGGTCGGTCTGTAGAGCGGGCGCCCTGCCGATGGCGGGCGGCCCGCGCGGGCCGACAACGATGCCGGGATGCCTCGGATGGGCGAGATGATACGCGGCCGGGAGGGAAAGGGGAATCCTGGCGCTTGACGCCTGCCGTATACTCGGAAACGGCGCGGCAGGCACGCCCTGCGTCCGTGCGCCAGGGGAGTGGTCTGGGTTTGGGAGAGATCGCGGCGAGCACCGACTTCGCCACCGCGACCTCGGCACGACCGAGTGTCACCATTAAGATCGCGCAGACCCTCGACGGACGGATCGCCACGCTGACCGGCCAGTCGCAGTGGATCACCTGCGAGCCGGCCCGCGCGCTCGCGCACGAGCTGCGGGCCACCCACGACGCCGTGCTGGTCGGCATCGGCACCGTCCTCTACGACAATCCTCGCCTGACGGTGCGGATGGTGGACGGCCCCGATCCGCTGCGCGTCGTCGCGGACACCCATCTGCGGATCCCGCTGGACAGCCACCTGCTCGCCGACCGGCCGGACCGCACCATCTGCGTGGTGGGGCCAGACGTTGACCCGGCCCGCGTCGAGGCGGTCCGAGCGCTCGGGGCGCTGGTGATCGTCGGGACGGTGTGTGAGGGCCGCCTCGACCTGGCGGCGATGCTCCAGCAGTTGTACGAACTCGGCATCCGGTCGCTGATGGTAGAGGGCGGCTCGGGGATCATCACGTCGCTGCTGCGCGCGCGCCTGATCGACCGGCTGGTGGTCTGCATTGCGCCGAAGGTGATCGGCGCGGGGCTGGACGCCATCGGTGACCTCGGCATCCGCGAGCTGTCCCAGGCGTTGACCTTCCGGAACACCAGCATCCGGCAGCTCGGCTCGGACATCGTGTTTGAGGGGCTGGTCGAGCGCCCGACGCCGAACGGCGATGCCCGCCACGCCGGGTGACGGCCCCACGCTGTACCCCCGAGCCGTCTGGTTCCCGGCCCCGCTGACGGTCGAGATCCGCGACGAGCCGCTTCGGCCGCCCGGCCCTGGCGAGATCCTGGTCCGGGCCGAGCGCTCGGCCATCAGCGCCGGCACCGAGATGCTGGTCTACCGAGGGCAGATCCCGCCTGAGACGACGCTCGATCTGCCGACCCTGGCCGGCAGCTTCCGCTTCCCCATCAAGTACGGGTACGCCAGCGTCGGGACGGTCGTCGCGCTCGGCCAGGGGGTGGCGGGCGTGGCCGTCGGGCAGCGCGTCTTCTGCCTGCACCCGCACCAGACGGTCTACACCCTCTTGAGCGACCTCGCATGGCCGCTGCCGGACGGCATCCTGCCCGAGCGCGCCGTGCTGGCCGCCAACCTTGAAACGGCGTTGAACGCCCTGCTCGACGTGCCGGTGCGCCTGGGGGAGCGGGTCGCCATCTTCGGGCAGGGGATCGTCGGGCTGCTGATCGGGCTGCTGGCACGGCGGAACGGCGCTGGCCGGGTGGCGGTGGTCGATCCGTTCGCGCGTCGGCGGACGCTCGCGCTCGGGCTGGGCGCGAACGCGGCCCTCGACGCGTCAAGCCTGTCCCCTCCGGAGCTTGCCGAGGCGTTGGCCGAAGCCTGTGGGGGCCGTCCCGATGTCGTCTACGAGGCGAGCGGCAGCCCCGCGGCCTTGCAGAGCGCGCTCGACGCCGTGGCTGACGAGGGCACGGTGACGGTCTGCTCGTGGTACGGCACGAAGCCCGTCGCGCTGGAGCTGGGCGGCCGGTTCCACCGAGGCCGCATCCGCCTGCGCTCGACGCAGGTCGGGCGGGTGCCCCCCGAGCTGGCGGGCCGCTGGAGCTTTGAGCGCCGACGAGCAGCCGTGCTGGAACTGCTGGCGGTCCTGCCCGTTGACCAGATGGTGACGCATCGCGTGCCGTTCGAGGACGCGGCCACGGCGTACCGGCTGGTAGCCGAGCAGCCCGAGGAGACCGTGCAAGTCGTGCTGACCTACGACAACGCCGACCCCACCACCGAGAGTGTGAGAGCCGCCGAGACGGTGACTGCGGACAGGCACGGCCCGCCGGCCGAGCACCCGCCCGCGGAACCCCGGCCGGTGGATCAGGCGTCTGCAGAACCCCAGCCGGCGGAGCGCGCTCGGTGAGCCCGGGCGACCGCCTGCGCGGCATGCTCGATCCGCTCGACCCGGCCGTGCGAGCGTGGTTGCAGCGGGAGCTGCCCCGGCTCGTCCGGGACAGCTACCTGAGCGCGGCCCAGGCGGACCTGATCGCCCGGCGCTACGGCGTCCAGGTGACCGAGGCCGACATCGCGGCAGCCACCGCCGCCGAGCCGGCAGCATCCCCCGAGAGCGCAGCATCCCCTGAGAGCCCGGCTGGCGCAGCCCCGCCCGACGCCGGGCCTGAACCGGGCGCGTCCGCCGCCTCTCCCTCCGAGTCCTGGGGAGCGCCTCCTCCTGCTGGCGCGGCCCCCGGCCGCGCGTCCGGCGCCCCGCTGATGCCGCCGCCCCCCGGCCCGATGCTGGCGCCCGGCCCAACGCTGGCGCCCGGCCCGACGTCGATACCCGGCGCGCTACGTCCACCGGCCCGGGCGGCGCAAGCGGCCCCGGCAGGTCAAACGGGCGCACCGGCGGGGGGCGCGCCGCGCTCCACCCCCTTCGTCGCCGATCACGCCGTCTCCATCGTCCTCTACCTCGGCGCGTTCCTGGTGGTCGCCGCTGTCATCATCTTCCTGGCCTACTCCTGGGACCAGATCTCCGGCGGCATGCGCCTCGCCGCCTTGATGGTACTGACCGGCGGCTTCCTGGGCGCGGCGGCGGTCTGCCTGCCGCGCCCGGCCGTCCGGCCAGCCGGCCGCACCTTCCTGGCGCTCGGCGCGATCCTGGTTCCAGCCAACGTGGCGGCCGTCTATCTCGTCTACTTCTCGCACAGCCCGATCCCGGCCGCCACGTTCTGGCTGCTCGGCGCGTCGACCTCGGGCGTGTTGCACGCGGTCCTGTCGGTCCGCCTCCGCTCGACGGGCTACGCCATCCTGGCCGTGCCGTCGGTGCCGGTGGCCGCCTGCGCGCTCGGCTGGCTGGTCGATCCACACTGGGAGTGGCTGGGCATGTCGGCGGCCCTGGCGCTGGCCCTGCTGGTGACGGCCGCTCGCTTCGGCCCACCGATCCCGCTGGTGCTGACGGCCCGCGTGCTCGGCTCGGGGCTGCTGGTGCTGGCCGCGCTGGTCTCGCTGCCGGCCATCGACGCGCACAACGAGCGCCAGTGGAGCCCGACCGTCGCCTTGATCGCCATGAGCGCGGCGCTGGCCTTCGAGGCGGCCCGGCGCGGCAAGACGTGGTGGTTCGGAGCGGTCGCCGCGCTGGTGACGGGGCCGTTCGTGGCGCTGATACTGGCGATGGAGCAGCGCCATCAGCCGCTGGTGGCGGCGGCCATCGTCGGCGGCTGGCTCTCGGCGGCGGCGGCGCGCTGGCTCCAGCGTCAGCAACGCCTGCTCTGGGCCTGCGCGACCCTGGTCCCCGCCGCCGTCTTCCCGCTGGCAGCCTGGGAGGTTGACCGCTCGTCGCTGATCCTCTTCGCCAGCACCATCGGACTGGTCGGCGTGTTCGCCTGGGTCTTCCGCTCGGTGCTGCCGCTGTACGTCGGCGTGCTGGCCGTCGATGGGCTGTACGTCAAGCTGCTGGACATCTTCGGCTCGTCAGACAGCCCGGGCTGGATGCTCGGGGTAGCCCTCTGGCCGCTGGCCCTGCTCTGGCTGGCCGCCGGCGCGGTGCTGCCGCGCCGACAGGCCGGCCCGGCCTGGGTCGGCGCACTGGTCACGATGGCCGCCGCCGAGCTGATCGCGTGGCCGGAGGCCCGCTGGGCGCTGGTCATTGCCGTCAGCGGACTGGTCGGCAGCATCCTCGGCGCGTGGCGGCCGCGGTTCGCGCCGGTCCTGCTGCTGGCAAGCCTCTGGCTGGTCGGCGCGGGCCTCCACCTGGGCGACCTCCTGGCCTGGGAATGGCCGTGGCGGGCGGTCCTGATCGGCGTCAGCGCCTGGATCCTGTTCGCGGTCTCGATGGTGCGCCCGCCCGGCTTCCCCGCGTCGCGCGCCACGCCTGCCACGCCGAGAGCGCCGCTGCCGGCCGCCGCCCTGTCAGCGGTTGGGGCGTCCACCCTGGGGGACTGGGCACTGCTCGCCCGGCTGGCGGCGCTGGCGGTGGCGGGCCTCGGGATCGTCGTGCTGCTGCCGTCGCTGCCGAATCCGCGTCCCGCCCGCGACGCCTGGCTGATCGCCTCGACGGTCAGCTGGCTGAACGTGGCGGTTCTGCTCGGCGCCTGGGCTTTCCTGGCGCGCGCGTGGCTGCCGGCCTGGGCCGCCGCGCTGGCCGTGGTGCCGGCTCTGCTGAGCGGGGTCGGGCGGCTGCACCCGCAGGACGCGCAGGTGTACGCCGCGCCGGTCGGGCTGTATCTGCTGGCCGCCGGGTTCGCGGGGCGGCGGCAGCGGCAGGGCGTGGTGGCGAACGTACTGGCGGGGGCGGGGCTGGTCACCCTGCTCGGCACGAGCGTGGTGCAGTCGTTCGACCGCGACGGTTTCCTCTACGCGCTGCTGGCCCTGGTCGAGGGGCTGGCGGCGGTGGCCGTCGGCATCGCGCTGCGCTGGCGGGTGATCGTCGCAGTGGGCGTAGCCGGCACGGTCGTCATCGCGCTCCGGCAACTGTTCGACGCCGTCGCGGCTCTGCCCGGCTGGGCGATCCTCGGCGGGAGCGGCATCCTGCTCCTGACGATTGCCGTCGTGCTGCTGCTGGTGCGGGCCCGGCTGGCAGCGGCTGGCCGGGCCGCCGCCGAGCGCTGGAGCCAGTGGGACTGACCGCGCCCCGTGGGACGAACCACACTCCGTGGCAGCCGTGCCGGCGCCGAACCGGTACCATCTCCCGCACGCGGCGCGACGGCCCGAACGCAGGGCTGGCGTCGTGGACCAGATCAGCAAGGGGTGATGGCAGATGCGAGCGGTCTGTCAGCGGGTGAGCCGCGCCAGCGTGACCGTTGACGGCGAGGTCGTCGGGCAGATCGAGCGCGGCTGGCTGGTGCTGCTGGGCGTCGGCCCCCACGACAACGAGGCCGTCGCGGCCCGGGTGGCCGACAAGCTCGTCGGGCTGCGCGTCTTTCCCGACGACGCCGGCAAGATGAACCGCTCGGTGCTGGACGCTGGCGGCGCGGTCCTGGTCGTTTCGCAGTTCACACTGTACGCCGATACCTCGCGCGGGCGGCGGCCGGGCTTCACCGGAGCCGCCCCGCCGGCCGTCGCCGAGCCACTGGTGGCCCGCTTCGCCGCCATGATTCGCCAGCGCGGCCTGCGCGTCGAGACCGGCCGCTTCGGCACGCACATGGATGTCGAGCTGGTCAACGACGGCCCGGTCACCATCGTGCTGACGGACGAGCCAGCCGCCCCTGCCACCCAGGCGCCCCGGTGAGCGCCTCTCCGGAACCGCTCCGCGAGCGCAAGTCGGCTGACTGGTGGGATCAGTTCTGGCAGCGACCGCTCGCGGCGACCGGCCGGCTGCTTACCTGCCGGCGGACCGCCGAGGAGACCCTGCGGCTGCTCGGCCCGACCCTCGCGCGGTTGCCGGCCGGGCGCAGGCTGCGGGTGCTCGATCTCGGCTGCGGCCACGGCGACCTGACGCCGCTGCTCCTGAACGAGTCGCGGTTGGAGATCGTGGCCGTCGATCTCTCGGCGGCGGCGCTCGGTCAGTTTCGGGCGCGGCAGGCCGGCCGCCTGCCAGATCGGCTCAGGCTCACCCGGGCCAGCGTCTACGAGCTGCCGTTCGCAGATGCCGCGTTCGACGTGGTCGTCAGCTTCGGCTACGCCAGCGCCGCCTCGTATGCCGGCGCGGAGTCCGAGGTTGCGCGCGTGCTGCGGCCCGGCGGCCTCGCCATCATCGACTTCGTCAGCCCGAGCCTGTACCGCTGGGTCGCCGCGCCCAGGGCCACCGCGCGCTGGCTTCAGCGCTACCGCGATCCGTCCCAGGAGCAGTACCACTTCGGGCGGCTCGGCCTGCGGGAGCACTTCGCACCGGCCCGCTTGCACCTGGAGGCGGTCAGCTACCTGAACGCCTACCCGCCGCTCGAACGGCTGGCCGGGCAGCCCTGGTGTGGGCTGCTCGACCGCGCGCTCTCACGGCTGGCCGGGCCGCTGCTGGGCCGGGTGCTGCTGGCGCGCCTGCGCCGCCGCTGAACCAGGAGCACGAGTGGCCTGCGCCGCGGCTAGCTTGCCCGGGCCACGAAGTTCAGCTCCACCCCGAGCTGATCCGAGACGCCGGTCACGGATGGCACCTGCGGGATGCTCACGCCCCAGTCAGCGTAGCGAATGGTCGTCTTCGCGATGCCCTCGAGCTGGTTGGCAGCGGTCGGCGTCACCGTCACATCAAACGTTGCCTCGCGGTCGGTGCCCTTGATGTTCAGGTTGCCAACCATCTGGAAGGTGATCGGCTGGCCGACCGTCGCCGCGTCCGGCAGCCCGACCATCCTGGTGGGCGTGAAGGTGATGTACTCATGCTGCTCGGTCTGGAGGATCTGGTTCTGCAGCATCCGGTTGCGCCCCTCGGCGTCGGTGGTCAGCGTGCGAGCGTTGACCCGGATCGCGCCGACGTTCGCCGCGTCGATGTCCCTAAGGTCAGCGGCGATCTGGCCTGCGACCTGGCTGGTGGTCCCGACGACGGTCTTCGGCGAGCCGCGCAGCACCTCGTCGATAATGAACTTCGCGGTCGACGCGTTCGGGTCGATCTGGTAGACGGTCTGGCTGGCGGCGGACGTCTTCGCGACGGGCGCGGCAGCGATCGGCGCGCTGGCCTGGGCCGGCGGCTTGAAGATGCTCCAACCGACCATTCCGACTGCCATGACGACCGCTACGAATCCTGCGCCAAGAATCAGCTTCATGCAGCATGCTCCTCAAAGTAGGTTCTGGGAAGGACGGCCAACTGGGCGTCGCGACCGTCCACGCAACAGGC
Coding sequences within it:
- a CDS encoding YceI family protein, with translation MKLILGAGFVAVVMAVGMVGWSIFKPPAQASAPIAAAPVAKTSAASQTVYQIDPNASTAKFIIDEVLRGSPKTVVGTTSQVAGQIAADLRDIDAANVGAIRVNARTLTTDAEGRNRMLQNQILQTEQHEYITFTPTRMVGLPDAATVGQPITFQMVGNLNIKGTDREATFDVTVTPTAANQLEGIAKTTIRYADWGVSIPQVPSVTGVSDQLGVELNFVARAS